One Sphingobacteruim zhuxiongii DNA window includes the following coding sequences:
- a CDS encoding sensor histidine kinase: protein MNFRSLILIISLIFSLLLAGMNYYHEQHLPTLAFIAIISFILIFSLLNYVFQKFVYERIKAVYKLIHNLKLGKELKDALGDHKSDDPIGDAEKEVRDWAKQKTSEINQLKAQEKFRKEFLSNISHEFKTPLFAIQGYIETLQDGMIEDNPDMAVSFLKKASKNLDRLSYLIHDLDEIAKLESGQVLISKEKFDIQILIRETIDYLEDKASDSEIQLKFNPKSHNPILVKADRKKIQQVLVNLIDNSIKYGSRGGKTQIKAIPLIDQILIEITDNGQGIEEKNLPRVFERFFRTDKSRSRDIGGSGLGLAIVKHIIEAHQQNVHVRSTEGIGTTFSFTLEKA, encoded by the coding sequence ATGAATTTCCGCAGCTTAATTTTAATTATCAGCTTGATTTTCTCCCTTTTGCTAGCTGGAATGAATTATTATCATGAACAGCATCTTCCAACCCTCGCGTTTATCGCTATTATCAGCTTTATACTAATATTCTCGCTTTTAAACTACGTTTTTCAGAAATTCGTATACGAACGCATCAAGGCTGTATACAAATTAATTCACAATTTAAAGCTTGGCAAAGAACTTAAAGACGCCTTGGGTGATCATAAGTCAGATGATCCTATTGGCGACGCAGAAAAGGAAGTTCGCGATTGGGCAAAACAAAAAACATCTGAAATTAATCAGTTAAAGGCACAAGAGAAATTTCGAAAGGAATTCTTATCCAATATTTCACATGAATTTAAAACTCCCCTATTTGCGATTCAGGGGTATATAGAGACTTTACAAGACGGAATGATTGAAGACAATCCAGATATGGCTGTATCCTTTCTAAAGAAGGCGTCAAAAAACTTAGACCGTTTGAGCTATTTGATTCACGACCTGGATGAAATTGCAAAATTAGAATCGGGGCAAGTGCTAATTAGTAAGGAAAAGTTTGATATTCAAATTCTAATTCGTGAGACGATCGACTATCTAGAAGATAAAGCAAGCGACAGTGAAATTCAATTAAAATTCAATCCGAAGAGTCATAACCCGATACTTGTTAAGGCAGATCGAAAAAAAATTCAACAAGTTTTAGTAAATTTAATCGATAACTCGATTAAGTACGGAAGCCGCGGTGGAAAAACACAAATAAAAGCAATACCACTAATCGATCAAATTCTAATAGAGATTACAGATAATGGACAAGGTATTGAAGAAAAGAACCTTCCTCGTGTTTTTGAGCGGTTTTTTCGAACCGATAAAAGCAGATCACGCGACATCGGCGGGTCTGGTTTAGGTCTCGCAATTGTTAAACATATTATTGAAGCACATCAACAAAACGTGCATGTTCGGAGCACCGAAGGCATCGGTACAACATTTTCGTTTACCTTAGAAAAAGCCTAA
- a CDS encoding inorganic phosphate transporter, translating into MDSISTLLIVVVVLAIAFDYINGFHDAANSIATIVSTKVLTPFMAVLWAAIFNFVAYFVFTDHKVANTIAKTVIEEYITLEVIFAGLVAAISWNLFTWYYGIPSSSSHTLIGGFAGSGMAYAVFMGTNPIEAININATLKILSFIVLAPIIGMTIAIIITLIIINICKKSRPSIAEKWFKILQLISSAGLSFAHGGNDAQKVMGIIATALIAENVIPNFEAMPGWVPLACYAAIAAGTMSGGWKIVKTMGTKITKVTPLEGVSAETAGAITLGITEHFGIPASTTHTITGSIIGVGVVKRVSAVRWGVTISLLWAWILTIPVSALLGGLTLAVIHYIL; encoded by the coding sequence ATGGATTCAATTTCAACATTATTAATTGTTGTTGTTGTATTGGCCATTGCATTTGATTACATCAACGGTTTTCACGATGCAGCCAATTCAATTGCAACGATTGTTTCTACGAAAGTATTAACGCCTTTTATGGCAGTACTATGGGCAGCCATATTCAACTTCGTAGCCTACTTCGTCTTCACTGACCACAAAGTCGCAAACACCATTGCAAAGACGGTCATTGAAGAATATATCACCCTCGAGGTTATATTCGCCGGTTTAGTTGCCGCAATTTCTTGGAACCTATTCACTTGGTATTACGGTATCCCTTCTAGCTCTAGCCACACATTAATTGGTGGTTTCGCGGGATCGGGTATGGCATATGCTGTGTTTATGGGTACTAACCCGATTGAGGCAATCAACATAAACGCGACATTAAAGATATTATCATTTATCGTTCTTGCGCCAATAATCGGTATGACGATCGCGATTATCATTACTCTTATTATCATTAATATTTGTAAAAAATCGAGACCCAGTATCGCTGAGAAGTGGTTTAAGATTCTACAGTTAATCTCATCCGCAGGATTGAGTTTTGCTCATGGAGGTAATGACGCTCAAAAGGTAATGGGTATTATTGCGACAGCATTGATCGCTGAAAACGTAATACCGAATTTTGAAGCCATGCCAGGATGGGTACCTCTTGCATGTTACGCTGCAATCGCAGCAGGAACAATGAGTGGTGGCTGGAAAATCGTTAAAACGATGGGAACAAAGATTACTAAAGTGACTCCGCTAGAAGGCGTGAGTGCGGAAACAGCGGGAGCGATTACTCTAGGTATTACAGAGCATTTTGGAATCCCTGCTTCTACTACACACACCATAACTGGTTCCATAATCGGGGTTGGTGTTGTAAAGCGCGTGTCGGCTGTTCGCTGGGGTGTAACGATCAGTTTGCTATGGGCATGGATTCTAACAATCCCTGTCAGTGCATTATTAGGCGGGCTTACATTAGCGGTTATTCATTACATCCTGTAG
- a CDS encoding tetratricopeptide repeat protein, whose product MEEDFEFGSPEEQKVSVDRYEEMLRNEDQYFFDAKAFESIIDYYITKNDPIKALQVVEFAAAQHPFETMFLLKKAQLLASTMQFEQALESLSKAELLEPSESDIYLIRGTILSSLQDHSLAEENFFKALELSDSPDEIYYQIAGLYQMQGSYQKAIDYLQKCLALNHENHDALYEIAFCYDVLEKQEESVAFYNKYIDSDPYSYTAWYNLGNAYHKLEQFDAAIDAYDYSILIKENYSSAYFNKGNALVNLDRYQEAIDVYKQTFEYEPATADTNCAIGECYEKLERMDEARQYYKKAVKLDANQSDAWFGIGVTLDFEERYFESLHFYKKALEIDDENPDYWFAIADARYKLKQFDESLEAYSKVVELNSTDIEAWLDYSSLLYEQSKLNEAIEVIYEAIKCNPDEALLYYRLVAYLFAAGQYNEALNFLEMALHNNPDKHHILFEYLPQLQGNKVIIDIIKKFTEK is encoded by the coding sequence ATGGAAGAAGATTTTGAATTTGGATCACCAGAAGAACAAAAAGTTTCTGTCGATCGTTATGAAGAAATGCTGCGGAATGAGGATCAATATTTTTTCGACGCGAAGGCATTTGAAAGCATCATCGACTATTATATCACTAAGAATGATCCAATAAAAGCCTTACAAGTAGTAGAATTTGCGGCGGCACAACATCCTTTTGAAACCATGTTTCTTTTAAAGAAGGCGCAGCTGCTCGCAAGCACTATGCAATTTGAGCAAGCTTTAGAATCTTTATCAAAAGCCGAACTACTGGAACCTTCCGAATCGGATATCTATTTGATTAGAGGCACAATTCTATCATCATTACAAGATCATAGTCTTGCTGAAGAGAACTTCTTCAAAGCATTAGAACTAAGTGATAGTCCCGATGAAATCTACTATCAAATAGCAGGCCTCTACCAAATGCAGGGTTCTTATCAAAAAGCAATTGACTATTTACAAAAATGTCTTGCTTTAAATCATGAAAATCATGATGCATTGTATGAGATCGCCTTCTGTTATGATGTATTGGAGAAACAGGAAGAGAGCGTTGCTTTCTATAATAAATACATTGACTCGGATCCATACTCTTACACTGCTTGGTATAATTTAGGTAATGCATATCATAAGCTAGAGCAATTTGACGCAGCCATAGATGCGTATGATTATTCTATTTTAATTAAGGAAAACTACTCATCAGCTTACTTTAACAAAGGGAATGCCCTGGTTAATTTAGACCGCTATCAAGAAGCAATTGATGTATATAAACAGACATTTGAGTATGAACCTGCAACGGCCGATACGAATTGTGCGATTGGAGAGTGCTACGAGAAGCTTGAACGTATGGACGAAGCTCGTCAATATTATAAAAAAGCTGTCAAATTAGATGCAAATCAAAGTGACGCATGGTTCGGCATTGGAGTAACCCTAGATTTTGAAGAACGGTATTTCGAGTCTTTACATTTCTATAAGAAAGCATTGGAGATAGATGATGAAAATCCTGATTATTGGTTTGCGATAGCTGATGCACGATATAAATTAAAACAATTCGACGAGTCGCTGGAGGCTTATTCAAAAGTCGTTGAACTGAATAGCACCGATATCGAAGCATGGTTAGATTATTCTTCACTATTATATGAACAGTCTAAGCTTAATGAGGCGATAGAAGTAATCTATGAAGCGATCAAATGTAATCCCGATGAGGCCTTACTATATTATCGATTAGTCGCCTATTTATTTGCAGCAGGTCAATACAATGAAGCTTTGAATTTCCTAGAAATGGCATTGCATAATAATCCCGACAAACACCATATCTTATTCGAATATCTACCCCAATTACAAGGAAATAAGGTGATTATCGATATCATAAAAAAATTCACAGAGAAATAA
- a CDS encoding toxin-antitoxin system YwqK family antitoxin, with protein MRYLLIFILFITSGWSFAQESKPVYFERTADSLLRFYYDANYYLVDKNCEFKSIERVAEFDTRQSKFVGKFVDYYPNGHRMLEGSYQDGMKEGVFTAYHPNMQIKWQVTYANNTPQGDWNYFYPDGKPLMTVNYSASGSKFVSFFDQKGVQRVKEGNGNYQFKVPFPGYNPYGYPFLRLKGKLVNGIPNGLWSIFYESEKNSELAATEEYFDNRLIIGEDYFTGERYKKQRFPIIPIESFVRAEGIISKNCSFDDFSGFIIYLIDYFNNSFASIQIPERGELPFSYEVMLDREGVSKGVTVTNNPFAEHKELGKAFEQVVKSLEYYPPSFKDGEYIADQLEVKGKVIVTEDNTLQFHSFEIFRENELKK; from the coding sequence ATGAGGTATTTGCTTATTTTCATTCTATTTATCACATCGGGATGGTCTTTTGCACAAGAGTCCAAACCAGTTTACTTTGAACGGACCGCAGATAGCCTGCTACGTTTTTATTACGATGCGAATTATTATCTAGTTGATAAGAACTGTGAATTTAAAAGTATAGAACGCGTTGCAGAATTTGATACTCGTCAGAGTAAGTTTGTCGGAAAATTTGTGGACTATTATCCGAATGGCCATCGTATGTTGGAAGGAAGCTACCAAGACGGTATGAAGGAGGGCGTATTCACTGCCTACCATCCAAACATGCAAATAAAATGGCAGGTTACTTACGCGAACAACACGCCTCAAGGTGATTGGAATTACTTCTATCCTGACGGCAAGCCCTTGATGACAGTGAATTACAGTGCATCGGGATCGAAATTTGTCAGTTTCTTCGATCAAAAAGGAGTTCAACGCGTTAAAGAAGGTAATGGAAATTATCAATTTAAAGTTCCTTTTCCTGGCTATAACCCTTATGGCTATCCTTTTCTACGACTAAAAGGTAAGCTCGTTAATGGTATTCCGAATGGCCTCTGGAGTATCTTCTATGAAAGCGAAAAAAATAGTGAACTCGCCGCAACGGAAGAGTATTTCGATAATCGATTAATTATTGGTGAGGACTACTTTACAGGGGAACGCTACAAGAAGCAACGTTTTCCAATTATTCCAATTGAGAGCTTTGTTAGAGCTGAAGGCATTATTTCTAAGAACTGCTCCTTCGATGATTTTTCTGGATTCATTATTTACCTAATTGATTACTTTAATAATTCATTTGCGAGTATTCAGATTCCAGAGCGAGGAGAATTGCCTTTTAGTTACGAGGTGATGCTTGATCGCGAAGGCGTGAGTAAAGGCGTGACAGTGACCAATAATCCCTTTGCTGAGCATAAGGAACTAGGCAAGGCATTTGAACAAGTTGTTAAATCGTTGGAATACTATCCACCGTCTTTTAAAGATGGTGAATATATAGCGGACCAACTGGAGGTTAAAGGAAAAGTCATTGTTACGGAAGACAATACATTACAATTCCATTCCTTTGAGATCTTTCGTGAGAACGAGTTAAAAAAGTGA
- a CDS encoding MBL fold metallo-hydrolase has protein sequence MLQIKTFVFNPYQENTYLIIDEHKNCLIVDPGMHNYIEEKQFSDYIETEGLTPIALVNTHGHIDHVLGNKYVAETYGLTPQFHEGELPLIIQVQNYAPQMGIRYEPSPIPETFLTEQDTLTIGDETIRFILAPGHSPAHLCLYSEKYKFLIGGDVLFRGSIGRTDLPGGNHQQLLDSIANKIYTLPEDIIVYPGHGPSTTIKEEKLSNPFIRG, from the coding sequence ATGTTGCAGATAAAGACCTTTGTATTTAATCCCTATCAGGAAAATACCTACTTAATCATAGATGAGCACAAAAACTGTCTTATCGTTGATCCAGGTATGCACAATTATATCGAAGAAAAACAATTTTCAGATTATATTGAAACGGAAGGGTTAACACCAATCGCTTTGGTAAATACCCATGGACATATAGATCATGTCTTGGGAAATAAATATGTAGCAGAAACATATGGATTGACTCCACAATTTCACGAAGGAGAGCTCCCTCTTATTATTCAAGTACAAAACTATGCTCCTCAGATGGGGATACGTTACGAACCTTCACCAATACCTGAAACTTTCTTAACAGAACAGGATACATTAACAATTGGAGATGAAACCATACGTTTTATATTAGCTCCCGGTCATTCCCCAGCACACTTATGTTTATACAGTGAAAAATATAAATTTTTAATTGGAGGCGATGTGTTATTCCGTGGAAGTATCGGACGAACAGACTTACCTGGAGGCAATCACCAACAGCTACTAGATAGTATTGCTAATAAAATATACACACTTCCCGAAGATATTATCGTATATCCAGGACACGGTCCTTCTACTACAATCAAAGAGGAAAAATTAAGTAATCCATTTATCAGAGGGTAA
- a CDS encoding FtsX-like permease family protein, whose protein sequence is MRLALFFAKRYLFSKKSVNAINIISSISVVGVLVSTAALVIVLSFYNGLEKFILSQYSIFSPELRIEPAKGKVFSTSNETFKTLRSNPKIQSYTEVLEDKILAEYNHQQFIGRIKGIEPESIHRHASQEMLFAGQLDVRIDSANYAILGAQVQANLQVPLQGNENYLTLHIPDKNASATSINPLDEIRTRTIASSAILKFQPGFDDLILVPIDFAKDLLNEYNSISAIELFGANDNSKTLQNEIQTLIGKDYIVKNREQQNPTLYKTVRSEKWIVFFIITIIGIIAIFNIIGSLTMLVIDKKQDMVVLNSLGANRTLIQNIFFYQGVLIALIGSVVGGTLGLIFCVLQEKYGFVQTNEGSLFDAYPVDVRYYDIVIIFLTVLLVSIIVSYVASKLSIKGFKKIEELDSN, encoded by the coding sequence ATGAGATTAGCACTTTTTTTCGCAAAACGCTATCTATTTTCGAAGAAATCAGTTAATGCTATCAACATTATTTCATCGATTAGTGTTGTCGGTGTTTTAGTAAGCACTGCTGCACTAGTTATCGTATTATCCTTCTACAATGGTTTGGAAAAGTTTATTCTTTCCCAATACAGCATCTTTTCTCCAGAACTGAGGATAGAACCGGCGAAAGGAAAAGTCTTCTCGACTTCCAATGAAACGTTCAAAACCCTTCGATCCAATCCAAAAATACAATCTTATACAGAAGTCCTAGAGGATAAGATATTAGCAGAGTATAATCATCAGCAATTTATTGGACGTATTAAAGGAATTGAACCCGAAAGTATACATCGACATGCTTCTCAAGAGATGCTCTTCGCGGGGCAACTAGATGTTCGAATCGACAGTGCGAATTACGCTATTCTAGGCGCTCAAGTGCAAGCTAACCTCCAAGTACCACTTCAGGGTAACGAAAACTACTTAACGCTTCATATACCCGATAAAAACGCGTCTGCTACAAGTATTAATCCCCTTGATGAGATTAGGACAAGAACAATCGCGTCAAGTGCAATCTTAAAATTCCAACCAGGTTTCGATGATCTTATCTTAGTGCCTATTGACTTCGCTAAAGATCTATTGAATGAGTACAATAGCATTTCCGCCATCGAACTATTTGGAGCAAACGATAATTCGAAAACACTTCAAAACGAAATACAAACACTTATCGGAAAAGACTATATCGTCAAAAACCGGGAACAACAAAATCCAACACTTTATAAAACCGTTCGATCAGAAAAGTGGATTGTGTTCTTTATTATAACCATAATTGGAATAATAGCCATATTTAACATTATTGGATCATTAACGATGCTAGTCATAGACAAAAAGCAAGATATGGTCGTTTTAAATAGCCTAGGAGCCAATAGAACATTGATTCAAAACATCTTTTTCTACCAGGGAGTATTAATTGCTCTTATCGGAAGTGTCGTTGGTGGAACGTTAGGCCTAATATTTTGTGTTTTGCAAGAGAAATATGGATTTGTACAGACTAATGAGGGATCGCTATTTGACGCATACCCTGTAGACGTTCGATACTATGACATCGTAATCATCTTTCTAACGGTATTACTCGTGTCCATCATAGTTTCCTATGTGGCATCAAAATTAAGTATCAAAGGATTTAAGAAAATTGAAGAACTAGATTCTAACTAG
- the gldD gene encoding gliding motility lipoprotein GldD, protein MESIKYILLLSITVLIFSCGKQDYSPKPKGFYRINLPEKSYRKAALNCPYELEIPDYAKLANDEKNNKNRCWNNIEFPQFNATLHLSYFPIDSKATFQQLSEDARTFAFKHTPKATAIDQSTISIPAHDVYGIQYLIGGNTASNYQFFISDSSKHYLRGALYFNEKPHLDSIQPVLDFLKADIKHLIHSVKWK, encoded by the coding sequence TTGGAATCAATAAAATATATTCTGCTTTTATCTATCACCGTACTAATCTTTAGTTGCGGAAAACAAGATTATAGCCCTAAACCAAAAGGGTTTTATCGAATTAATTTACCGGAGAAATCCTATCGAAAGGCAGCTTTAAATTGTCCATATGAATTAGAGATACCGGACTATGCTAAGCTAGCTAATGACGAAAAAAATAATAAAAATAGATGCTGGAATAACATTGAGTTTCCCCAATTTAATGCGACTCTACATCTTAGTTATTTTCCAATAGATTCTAAAGCTACTTTCCAACAACTCTCGGAAGATGCAAGAACATTTGCATTTAAACATACTCCAAAAGCAACCGCTATAGATCAGTCGACGATTAGTATCCCTGCCCATGATGTTTACGGAATACAGTATTTAATCGGAGGAAATACAGCGTCAAACTATCAATTTTTTATTTCTGACAGCAGTAAACACTACCTCCGCGGAGCTCTTTATTTCAATGAGAAACCCCATCTCGACTCCATACAACCTGTTCTCGACTTTTTAAAAGCTGATATAAAACACTTAATTCATAGTGTAAAATGGAAATAA
- a CDS encoding DUF47 domain-containing protein: protein MSLNSIFQYFVPKDKKFFPLFEQAGSNLIDMAKLLKESVHTSDLQLRTNNSKLLEDLEHKGDNLTHQIHLELGKNFITPFDREDIHALASSLDDVADFIHGASNRMELYKVINTSEPMKEISSLILEATEHVAKALFELKDLKNIRNITDSCVRINSVENKADYIFDKAVAELFEFEKDAINLIKYKEVLSAMEDATDKCEDVANVLESILVKNA from the coding sequence ATGTCTTTGAACAGCATTTTTCAGTATTTTGTCCCTAAGGACAAAAAATTCTTTCCTTTATTTGAGCAAGCTGGCTCAAATTTAATTGATATGGCTAAGCTATTGAAGGAAAGTGTTCATACATCTGATTTACAATTAAGAACAAACAATTCGAAATTGTTGGAAGATTTGGAACATAAAGGTGACAACCTAACCCACCAAATCCATTTAGAACTAGGAAAAAACTTCATCACACCATTTGATAGAGAAGATATCCATGCATTAGCAAGCTCATTGGACGACGTTGCCGACTTTATTCATGGCGCATCCAACCGTATGGAACTTTATAAGGTTATCAACACGAGTGAGCCGATGAAAGAAATTTCTAGTTTAATCTTGGAGGCTACAGAACACGTTGCAAAAGCGCTATTCGAACTTAAAGATTTAAAGAACATTCGTAATATCACCGATTCTTGTGTTAGAATCAATAGCGTTGAAAATAAAGCTGATTATATTTTTGATAAAGCAGTTGCAGAATTATTCGAATTCGAGAAAGATGCAATCAACCTTATTAAGTACAAAGAGGTTTTATCTGCCATGGAAGATGCAACAGACAAGTGTGAAGATGTTGCCAACGTATTGGAAAGTATATTAGTTAAGAACGCATAA
- a CDS encoding shikimate dehydrogenase family protein, with protein sequence MRKLGLIGYPLGHSFSKKYYQEKFETENIEGIDYDLYPISKIEEFPSLYQNDKEFYGVNVTIPYKQSVIPYLDELSPEAKSIGAVNCIQIKQCENDQPKLIGYNTDVIGFMNSLEPILNSNHSKALIFGNGGATKAVCYALEKLNIEFKVVSRTKSEDTISYPELTEEIIRDHKLLVNCSPVGTAPNIDACPDIPYEGISDKHLLYDLIYNPEITLFLKKGKERGASIKNGYEMLVLQAEQNWIIWNQ encoded by the coding sequence ATGAGGAAACTAGGGTTAATAGGATATCCCCTGGGACATTCCTTTTCCAAAAAATATTATCAAGAGAAGTTCGAAACAGAAAATATTGAGGGTATAGATTATGATCTATACCCTATTTCTAAAATAGAAGAATTCCCCAGTTTATATCAGAACGACAAGGAGTTCTATGGTGTAAATGTAACTATACCATATAAACAGAGTGTCATTCCTTATCTTGATGAACTTTCCCCGGAAGCGAAATCAATTGGTGCTGTCAATTGCATTCAAATTAAACAATGTGAGAATGACCAACCAAAACTTATCGGATACAATACTGATGTAATCGGTTTCATGAATTCATTGGAGCCCATTTTAAATAGTAACCATAGTAAAGCACTAATATTCGGAAATGGTGGAGCAACTAAAGCGGTTTGTTACGCTTTAGAAAAGCTAAACATCGAGTTTAAAGTTGTTAGCCGTACGAAGTCAGAAGACACAATTTCTTATCCTGAACTTACAGAAGAAATAATAAGAGATCATAAATTACTAGTCAATTGCAGTCCTGTAGGAACTGCTCCAAATATAGACGCATGCCCCGACATTCCTTATGAAGGAATTAGTGATAAACATCTCCTTTACGATTTGATTTATAATCCAGAAATAACACTTTTTCTTAAAAAGGGAAAAGAGAGAGGTGCATCAATTAAGAATGGCTATGAAATGCTGGTGTTACAAGCTGAGCAAAACTGGATAATTTGGAATCAATAA
- a CDS encoding OmpA family protein encodes MNYSTIKKTAVAASLVAALGFAETAQAQTPTVFGGRSQYRTWSIGVQGGITTPNTILGGQNGFGQKVGYFQNKVGEYYGLTIRKQFSHLFGLELEGNRGRIKTYNHELAANGGVENSLLAKSAETSVNWAASLNGVFQLGTIDFMRRENAVNFYAKVGLGVMAHNPVQFSNNDFTGTEVYNNEGQWGEEVFGDREATGDRDNRLTGFIPVGVGVKFKLSEVVALNLGYTMNFTDDNLLYGPVRYDGKQKFSNVYGGLEFTLGSRDKESLTFTNPVATLYDELKDPSLRNEVEALKQRVSTLEGTVDQLSKDSDGDGVSDKFDKCPGTPAGTVVDGSGCPIKFPEAQQLTESGSGYFAPIQFEFDSSVLKTESYATLDKLAKDLRDNNSSVTLDGYASAEGTEAYNLNLSKDRANAVKQYLVNAGVSASSITANGNGEANPVASNDTEEGRVQNRRVEIKK; translated from the coding sequence ATGAACTATTCTACAATTAAAAAAACAGCTGTTGCAGCTTCTTTAGTAGCCGCTTTAGGTTTCGCAGAGACTGCACAAGCACAAACCCCAACTGTATTTGGTGGTAGATCACAATACAGAACTTGGTCAATCGGTGTTCAAGGTGGTATCACTACGCCTAACACAATTTTAGGTGGACAAAATGGTTTTGGACAAAAGGTTGGTTACTTCCAAAATAAAGTTGGAGAGTACTACGGATTAACAATTCGTAAACAATTTTCTCACTTATTCGGTTTAGAACTAGAAGGTAACCGTGGTCGTATTAAAACTTACAACCATGAATTAGCTGCTAATGGTGGTGTTGAGAACAGTCTTTTAGCGAAATCTGCTGAAACATCAGTAAACTGGGCTGCTAGCTTAAATGGTGTATTCCAATTAGGTACTATCGACTTCATGAGAAGAGAAAATGCAGTTAACTTCTACGCTAAAGTTGGTTTAGGTGTTATGGCTCATAACCCAGTTCAATTCTCGAACAACGACTTCACAGGTACAGAAGTATATAACAACGAAGGTCAATGGGGTGAAGAAGTATTCGGAGATCGTGAAGCTACTGGTGACCGTGATAACCGTTTAACTGGATTTATTCCTGTAGGTGTTGGTGTTAAATTTAAATTATCTGAAGTTGTTGCCTTGAACTTAGGTTACACAATGAACTTCACTGATGATAACTTGTTGTACGGTCCAGTACGTTACGATGGAAAACAAAAATTCTCTAACGTATACGGTGGTTTAGAATTCACTTTAGGTTCACGCGATAAAGAAAGCTTAACTTTCACAAACCCAGTTGCTACTTTATATGATGAATTGAAAGATCCTTCATTACGTAACGAAGTTGAAGCATTGAAACAACGCGTATCTACTTTAGAAGGTACAGTTGATCAATTAAGCAAAGACTCTGATGGTGACGGTGTATCTGATAAATTTGATAAATGTCCAGGAACTCCTGCTGGTACAGTAGTTGATGGTTCAGGATGTCCTATCAAATTCCCAGAAGCACAACAATTGACTGAAAGTGGTTCAGGTTACTTCGCTCCAATTCAATTCGAATTCGATAGCTCAGTATTGAAAACTGAATCTTACGCAACTTTAGATAAATTAGCTAAAGATTTACGTGATAACAATTCATCTGTAACTTTAGATGGTTATGCATCAGCAGAAGGTACTGAAGCTTACAACTTAAACTTATCTAAAGACCGTGCAAATGCAGTAAAACAATACTTAGTTAACGCTGGAGTATCTGCATCAAGCATTACAGCTAACGGAAATGGTGAGGCTAACCCAGTAGCATCTAATGATACTGAAGAAGGTCGCGTTCAAAACCGTCGTGTTGAGATCAAAAAATAA
- a CDS encoding phosphatidylserine decarboxylase, producing MRFHKEGYTSLALVLLFFFIVSAFAHYYEAGSLFKGLIYILFGMLFLVVLYFFRSPTRIIKQDPSQIYAPSDGTIASIDEIVDENNLEHSLFKISITISALNVRLTRAPISGTAFTNSLEFHGKFRQSIKSNNEIDVVVEHDGNFWKGPVFYNQKMVNQGDVIGSIKFGSSVDLYFPATAVLVAKKGDTIRAGETMLAKI from the coding sequence ATGAGATTTCACAAGGAGGGATATACCAGTTTAGCATTAGTCCTATTGTTCTTTTTTATTGTCAGTGCATTTGCGCATTATTATGAGGCCGGATCTTTATTCAAGGGACTAATATACATTCTATTTGGAATGCTTTTTTTAGTCGTATTGTATTTCTTCCGAAGTCCTACGCGTATCATTAAACAAGACCCTTCTCAAATATATGCTCCATCAGACGGAACAATCGCTAGTATCGACGAGATTGTAGATGAAAATAATCTAGAACATTCTCTGTTTAAGATTTCAATTACCATCTCCGCCCTCAATGTTCGATTAACAAGAGCCCCAATTTCAGGAACCGCATTCACGAATAGTCTTGAATTCCATGGAAAATTTCGCCAATCTATAAAAAGCAACAACGAAATTGATGTTGTTGTCGAACACGATGGAAACTTTTGGAAAGGTCCGGTGTTTTATAACCAGAAAATGGTAAATCAAGGCGATGTAATAGGCTCAATAAAATTCGGATCTAGCGTTGACCTATATTTTCCAGCGACTGCAGTTCTAGTCGCAAAAAAAGGAGATACGATTCGAGCCGGCGAGACTATGCTCGCAAAAATCTAG